In the Sorghum bicolor cultivar BTx623 chromosome 4, Sorghum_bicolor_NCBIv3, whole genome shotgun sequence genome, aggcaggagtagccatccggaaagtggtgggaaatcggtggaaaacacgcagggcccctacctggcgcgccaactgtcggtgtttgtcccccggggggtcacaccaacgagtaaatttgtatgcgtgttcccctttccagatggtgatgcaagaagacacagagatttatcctggttcgggcaaaggagggccctacgtccagcgggggggagagagtttgtattatcttgcacctgagtgcttgtacaggggcgaatacaagcgtggaatgaaaTGTGCCGGTCTACGAAGTGTGTGTGTGCttgcgttctattcctgagtccctccttttatagctccaaggagagacacagggtacatacaTAGATGTTAGGGTAGGGattgatagccgcatggagcgctgacctactcgaggcttccgtacggcgtggcctcgagccgtcccatcttgatagcttggtgatgatcacgcgtgctcctgcgttctgccctgccagccgccttgtgccagtcctgaggtcgcatgcttgtatggTATGATGCCGGACCCGACGGCGTAGCTGTGATGAAgttagtcgacgcccaactcgttccTGGGTAGgggccctgttcggtcgagggtcggatgccgtgtagtacgctggtatctggagcgctgaccttggatatctcgagggggtcccgattagacgttccatccttgtttcttgcgtcctgacacgcctgggtcgttcggtgggaaagctgcaaaaagaacgatgggacggaagcttgctccctatcgcgcctcccatgacctgtgtgttaggtgggaagcgtcaggtgcatttaatgctccagcccgcgtgcgcgcgtcaggcggcgggcagtgtcctaacgctcgacatctctcggttcgctcgagcctgcttccgtcttcgacggtagtcgttgctcgagccctgaccgattcgctcgacgctatttccgtattcgaggctgcgaccgtcgttgGCGGCGCGTAAGTAAGGTTAAGGCGTCGAATTGGGAGTCCCAACCTTCGTACAAGCAATCTCATaacgcgcatcgctgagggtaccccttactaatACCCTCGACAGTTATAAATTGCAAAGTACAAACATAGAACGGTGATCTATAGAATCAATTTTCATCTCTTATTTTATGGATTTAAGATAGGCTTATatgtgaactttggaaagtgatGGAATATCAAGTTGCAAGTCAAATAGCCTAATTTATTGAGTAGATTTCAATTTGTCCAAATGAAATGATCCAAATAGCTCCTTAGTTTAATTCCACTTCAGTCGACTTCAATACATATGGATTGAGATGAATACGTACATATCCAAACAAGCTCTAATTACTATTAGACGGGTATATAGAGCCGTGAGCCATGTGATCCTATATATTAGATAATGAGGCATATATGTATAGGGTGATCCATGCATAGTACGAAAATCATATATGTTAGCTATAAGCAGACCAGCAAAGTTTACTACGCTTTGTATATATATGTCAATGAAATTAAGGAAAATAATtctcaaaggaaaaaaaagagagaatgagttggaattttgggGATCTGATCACGCAGTGGAATTAGATGAAGCGCTGGCAGGGGAAGACCACCACACGCGAGCGAGATCATGTAATCTGCCACCAACACCCTCTTTCCATTCCAATTTCCAACCCTCAGATCCCCAGTcccaaccaaccaaccaacaCCGTGCAGCTGGGATGGGGGAGTTTCCGTGACGCTGATGCGCTCGCAAATTCTCTCGTGCTGAGCCGTCATCGTGCATGCCTGTGCGCCATGCATTTGTATTGGGTCCATCCAGAGATGAGCAAGCCCAATCCAACCTTATCCGCCCCCACTGGATTTGATTTTATTTGATCCAACCCATATTTTCGTCACTCTGTTTGCAAGAATCTCGcagcctctttttttttttcttttttgaaactATCTCGCATTCTCGCAGCCTCTTGGATCTCTATGCAACGTCCTTTGTTATTCCAAAAATCTCCAAAAATCACTGTGCCCGAGTGGAATTGGGGACCCGAAATTTTAGGCAGGCCCCGGAGAAAACCGGAGAATGGAATATTCTCTTCCGCAGACTGCACGCGAGGCTGCGCAGGCCTGCAGCCCCGGCGGCGTGCCAGTACGCGGTAAACGCCGCGAGTCCCGTGGAAGGCACGGCCCGACTCGAGACTCCGGCGGTTCCGTCACAGTGTCGTCACCCACCAGACACCAGCCCACCACCGGCCTCCGGCGCTCGCTACATGGGCGCAGTCCACAGGCCGGGCCCTACTACCCAGTGTTTTCCAACGGATCACGGTCCACGGCTGCACCGCCCACCATGATGCAAGCCATGGACCGGTACCACGCGGATCTCTCCCCTCTTCCCCCGACGAGCGTAACCGCGACGCGAAGTACCCGCCACACCCACACTGGCAGGCACACAGCAACCGCACCACCGTCCACGAGACGTGGCCCCCACTCTccagcctctctctctctaagcCATGTGGGTCCCACGCCGAAATCTTTTCGTCCATTTCTCAACTTCCTTTTCGTTTTCTCTCTCCTATTTTTTTCCCCTTCTTTCTGGATGATCAGCGAGGAAATCTGCGCCCTTAAACTCGCGTCGCGTCTTTCCTTGCCTTTCTTCCCTCTGTTGCGTTGCGTCCGTCGTCtgcgtctctctctctctctctcactccgCCCGTCCGTCTGCCCGTCGTCACCAGCCTCCTCCCTCGCGCCCACCGCCGGGATCCGGCGCCCCCCCGTCTGCGCCCGCCTCGGTCTAGGTACGGGCCCTGCCTCTGATCCGGGCGCCTCTGGTTCGCCTGCCTGTCTGCATGCTTGCTTGCGATGAAATCGGCGGTTCGGTTTGGTACTGGGGACCTGCTGGAATGTTGGGATAAGGCTCTTCGTTTGGGATCCTGGCCGTGGGTGGGCAGGAACTGGCTTGCCTTCGATCAAAATCGGGTGTCCCCCCTGGTGATTCGGGCGCTGTTTCGTTGCTTGCTTGTGTGGCATCACAGACTTGCGGGACGGCCTGCGCCTTTGGGCTAAACTTGAGTTCCGGAATTTTCCTGGTGGAATTGGGAACGGTCGGGCTAGGGATCTTGCAAGGGCGCACCTGAATTGATCCTTTCCGTGGAAATTTTGCCGCTCCTGTCGAAGTTTAGGCGCTTGTGGTTATGAATTATGTGGTTTTATAGGCTTTATCCTGTTGAAGACAGTCAAAGCATTTCTGATCTATTAAAGCATTAACTTGGCATGTTTATTCTTTATGCAATTTATCATTTGCGTGTAGATTAGGACATATGTGCCTCAGGAAGCAATGAAGATCCATTCTTTGATCCTGTTGCTGTGTCAATTGCTAATCTCACATTAAGTGTACACATGATTCCTTGCCTGAGGCCCAGGCAAAGAGCTGATGCTTAGTTCTTAGTGCATTGTCGAGTGGATAAGTAAGGTGATTTTAATTAGGAAAAGGTTTGTCCTTTCGCAACAAGATTGGCTTGGTTGATTTTGGACCAAACTGTGGCAAAGGGAATCCCTTTGCCAAGGCCCATCCATGTGCTAGTGCTAGTGATCTGTACTGAGCTAGGGAGGACCAAGAGGAAAAGTAAACGACTAAAGAAACTAGCTTTGCTTCAAATTCTTTGCTTGCACTCGTAACTTAGCATTTCTCAAAAGGGTGGAATCATTGGCTCAAGTGCAGAATCATTTGATTCCTTTAATTAAAAAGTCATCTGTTGTTGTTTTCCCTTCTAATCTGACAGATCTGAGATCAGGCATGAGGTGCTCCATGTGAGAGCTTTCCCTATACCTCTTATCTGGCTCTTGCTTGTGACTTTATTTAATTGGGAATGTAGATCACATCTAACATGCTCCATTGATATAATTATTTAATGCCTTTGGTTGATCCACCTGCTTCCTTAATTGTCTGCCTGCCCGGCCAGTTCCGGATCCCATAAAGTCTATATATAACCTCTCCTGCCTTGCTTTTCTGGACTGAAGTTCCATCAGCTTCTCCAAGGAGAGCAAAAGTTCTTGTAGGGGTAAAGCTTCATTTTGCTGGTAATATGGTACTTGGTGTCTCATATCCTTGCCCTTCCCATTTAGAGTCAATTTATTTTGTTTACATCGTGAGAAGAACACCATCTGGTGGAAATGGTCTCATTTCAATACTTATTTTATAAAACTGGAGCCTAAGTAAATCTTTTTTGGTTATGTCTTGCAATATGCTGCTAGATTTACTTAAATAAGAAAATGTGTTCCAGTCAGACAACTTGTGATGGCGCAATGGTGCCACAGGCATTTTCTGTGCATATTCTTAAGGGTTGCTTATTTCTGTTGCTTACCATATCTTGAATGATTTATGTTAAGGAATATGTGGCACGATCTTACATGATATTTCGTAAAATTTACAGTTCACAGCAAAGAATGTAACCATGCCCATTTATGACAGATTTCTGAGAAAATGGCGAGAAGTGCAAGAGCTAGGAGGCATGTGGCTCGTCAGCTCAAGTCCACCCATCCCATTCCTTCGTACCGATGGAAGGCAAAGGCGATGAAAAAATCCAACCGAAAGCAAGCGTCGCCAGCCTTGCAAAAGATGGACTGGGAAGATGCCAATTGCTCTGTGTGCATGGAATACCCACATAACGCTGTGCTCATCCTCTGTTCATCCCATGATAAGGGCTGCCGTCCTTACATGTGTGGAACTAGCTACCGCCACTCGAATTGCTTGGATCAGTTCAAGAAAGCCTACACCAAGGGGGCATTGCTTCAGGAAGTTCATGCAAATAGCATTGGCACTAATCTGGATTCAGCGCAATTGACTGCAGAAAAAACTGAGTCCATGGACCTTGCATGTCCATTGTGTCGTGGCAAGGTGAAAGGGTGGACAGTGGTAGAACCAGCTCGAAGCTACCTCAATGGAAAAAGGAGAACATGCATGCAGGATGGTTGCTCATTTGTGGGGACCTATAAGGAGCTCCGCAAGCATGTCAAGTTGGAACACCCTCTTGCAAAGCCAAGGGAAGTTGATCCTGTTCTTGAGCAAAAATGGAGATTGCTTGAGATTGAAAGAGAGCGGCAAGATGCTCTCAGTACGATCACTGCAACAATGGGCAGAGCTGTTGTTCTTGGTGATTATGTGCTAGACTTGGAGGATGGAGTGGACTTGGAGGATGTTGATAGTGATGCTGATGTTGATGATGGCCGTGGGACAGAAAACACTCGTAGGATGCTTCTATTTATTATGCGCCAAGTTGCTCAACATCATCAAAACCAAAGGCTTCAGAATGCGACCGGTGCATCTGACAATGCTGAGGACAATTATGTGGTGAGCAGTGGTGCCAATGGAACCACACCATACCCTTACCCCTTGGAAGGGGAGGACGAGAATGATATGGTTGTGGCCGGAGGCAGAAGCACTGATGTGCTCCGACcagagaggaggcgccgccgccgccgcaggaaCCGTGGAAGATTATTTTTAGGTGCTAATTGAGAGGAAAGGTGGCCTGGTGAGGTTTAACCACCAGAGGAGTACATACAGAAATGCTTCCCTGGTGCCTGGCATTCATCATTTCCGGCCTCAATTTACTTGTTCATGATCATGTACCAAGTAGTTATGTTAACATCAGCTCATTGTTTGCCATCAGTGTATGTTATCTTACATTCTTTTCTTTGTTGAAAAAGGAAAACACCGCATCCATCTCTTGCGGTTTGTGTAGCCTCTATTTCTGTCTACTGCTTTAGCTACACCATTTGTTGGAGGTCGAATTAGATTTGTCTTCTCAACTGAAACATATCTAATTTGACCATGTTTAAAAAAAAGTATAGCAACATCTACAACATTATTAAtttcatataattttcataGTGCATTCTTATTATCAAGTTTGGCTTATGAATCAGAACAACCAAACGGAGGGCATACTAATTAATTACTATACTGATGGCAAGGTGTGGTCGCTCTTCCGTCGTTCGTTATTGTTTTGTCGTGCCTTGCAATGCAGGAGCTATAGCCTAGAGACCTTGCCCTCTAGGCATAACCCGAAAGTGCTGATCGCCGTTTGTTGGTTAAAGGAGCACTTGTATTGGTCGAAATTTAGAGATAAGTGCCcctaattttttttagagataTAAGTGTGTTTGGGCGTGTAGCAACAGTTTGCTTACATAAAATTActtggaaattttgaaaaaaaaaatcatgcgcCCCAACCTTTACAGCAAAGTGTATCTCTATGCATCGTATAATTTTTGTTTGGATAACCGGAATATTTTTTTCCCCGTCTTCCATGTTGCAGAGGCAGAAGCCCTTCACAAATCAGCATTGACTGTATACTAGCACCAAACCTACACCACCAGACTACCTACCAAACTTCCAGTAGAATTTAGTACAGTACAGGCTGGAAGAAGTACTTACAAGGGTCAAAACTGTACAAGTACACATTATACAATTGAAAATAATAGCCTCAACATACATTCTCTAACTGACGTTTCACTGACATATCATTACAGTTTTGTACAGCGCCATTCTACAGAACATTTACTTCTATATACACTCGTTACAGCCCTGGAATACCATGTGCACGTCCACTTTAGGTCGTCCACAACAGCATAAATCAGTCAGCACATTTGAGCTGACACGCTTTCGTGCGACCTCCATCGACACCATAGATCACACTATCAGTACTGGTCAATACCATGCCGATACTACCACGCTTTAGGTCATCTCTCATCTCGTGGCAGAATCCGTCATTACTTTCTTCTTAATGATTGTTGGCATACCATAACACACAGGAGATGCGCCTATCAGAAGTGGAAGCTTGCAAGCCCGCCTAGCTTCACTTAGAGATGAAGCTATTCGCCTCTGCCTGCAGCTGCAGCACTTGGTACTATCACTTATTTGTTGTTGCTTATTTCCTCGTGTGCCTCGTCGTCTTGCTCTACCTTTTTCTTCGGAAGCTATACTCATGGACTCAAGTTCCTTTGTTAGCTGGCAACATTTTGAACAATTGTTGCCATCTAGAGAATTGTCGTGCAACCACGAATTGAGCAAAGCTTTACTAAACCGATCAATATCCTTATCAGAAACATCCCAGAGATTCGCAATGATAGCAGGGGAACCagcaaataaatatgataacggGGCCCCTCGAGGAGCATAACTCCCTTTGCAATAAAGTGTTCCACTACTACATCCCATAAGAAGAGCAGCGGCACAGTTATGTATCTTCTCGATTTCCTTACTAGAAATATACTGGGCTCCTGCAGAATTTACAGGTTAGTTAGGTCACagacttgttatgttgattgAACCAGCCACTGTTGTCATTGTGCGCATTGCATAAGGAGTATATGAACAACACACACTTAGGACTTGTTGGATGTACCCGTATCCATCTCAAcccatgtgttggagtggattgtaGTTGAAATTAGTTCATTTTCTATCACAATCCAACCCAATACAAGTGAAGTCAAACAAGGATTGTGCTGGTTCATATTCATCAATAGTTGCATAAAAGACTGGTCCTCAATGACATTAAAAACTTAAATTTTGGCTCTAGCACAAGCAGAATAGCAGATTAGTTCCCAGTTGTCTGCCAGTATGCTAGTTGCAGCCAGCATGTCATATAGCCCAAAGCCACAAACTAAACAATCTAGTTTTCTTATGGAGTGGGCCTGGGGCCTTGGGTTCAGCAGCTTAAGGCCAAGCAACAGAGGAATAGCGCCTAGCAGTTTCTTCTTGGTATTCCCATCTACCTAAGTCAATCTCAATCCTTATCAAGTTTAGTCCATGGTGatggaagattttttttttaaaaaaaaaaaagaagaagctgCGCTCAGGGCATTTAACCTAAAAAATTCACCTAGGGCTGCTCGTACTAGTAGATTAGTGATGTAGCCTGCGCTGTCACGTCACACAGTTAAAAAAGTTAGTTGTGATGCATCAAGCTGCCAATTGGCAGGGATATAAATAGATTCTAAAGAACTAAGATGA is a window encoding:
- the LOC8075209 gene encoding uncharacterized protein LOC8075209; the encoded protein is MARSARARRHVARQLKSTHPIPSYRWKAKAMKKSNRKQASPALQKMDWEDANCSVCMEYPHNAVLILCSSHDKGCRPYMCGTSYRHSNCLDQFKKAYTKGALLQEVHANSIGTNLDSAQLTAEKTESMDLACPLCRGKVKGWTVVEPARSYLNGKRRTCMQDGCSFVGTYKELRKHVKLEHPLAKPREVDPVLEQKWRLLEIERERQDALSTITATMGRAVVLGDYVLDLEDGVDLEDVDSDADVDDGRGTENTRRMLLFIMRQVAQHHQNQRLQNATGASDNAEDNYVVSSGANGTTPYPYPLEGEDENDMVVAGGRSTDVLRPERRRRRRRRNRGRLFLGAN